A part of Desulfobacter sp. genomic DNA contains:
- a CDS encoding DeoR/GlpR transcriptional regulator: MAYIPAERQSRIRSIIEEKGVVKVIELSKQFKVTELTIRRDLDALEKEGILDRTHGGAILRHRMKTEPLYTEKDRIKRREKELIGRAVNRVVESGDTLLINTGSTTSQVLRHLSGKNLRVITSNANALTAVTDPNIELILTGGLFRRESNSMIGFFAHSVLDQVCGSKAIIGVDGLSIKFGLTTPIQQEAEVTRLMIEQTQGPVVVVTDHTKIGVVSNFVTAPIKKIDILITDAGIKPDFKKMLEDLGIQVIIARE, encoded by the coding sequence ATGGCATATATACCCGCAGAACGGCAGTCCAGAATCCGCTCCATCATCGAAGAGAAAGGGGTGGTCAAGGTCATTGAGCTGAGCAAGCAATTCAAGGTTACGGAACTGACCATCAGAAGAGACCTTGACGCCCTGGAAAAAGAAGGTATCCTGGACCGTACCCACGGCGGGGCCATCCTGCGCCACCGGATGAAAACCGAACCCCTTTACACGGAAAAAGACCGGATCAAGCGCAGGGAAAAGGAACTCATCGGCAGGGCCGTCAACCGGGTGGTGGAATCCGGGGATACCCTGCTCATCAACACCGGCTCCACCACCTCCCAGGTGCTGCGACACCTTTCAGGCAAAAACCTGAGGGTGATCACCTCCAATGCCAATGCCCTGACCGCGGTCACCGACCCCAACATCGAACTCATCCTCACTGGGGGCCTGTTCCGGCGGGAGTCCAACTCCATGATCGGCTTTTTTGCCCATTCAGTCCTGGACCAGGTCTGCGGTTCCAAGGCCATCATCGGGGTGGACGGACTGAGCATTAAATTCGGCTTGACCACGCCCATCCAGCAGGAGGCCGAGGTCACCCGGCTGATGATCGAACAGACCCAGGGGCCGGTGGTGGTGGTCACCGACCATACCAAAATCGGGGTGGTCTCCAACTTTGTCACCGCTCCCATTAAAAAAATCGATATCCTCATCACCGATGCCGGCATCAAACCGGATTTCAAAAAAATGCTGGAGGACCTGGGGATCCAGGTGATCATTGCCCGCGAATAA
- a CDS encoding DUF819 family protein codes for MAAVLGFYVLFPALIIYLCIRFPLADKIGMIILCYAAGLILGNIHILPAGSETMQNSICEATVALSLPLLGYVLCCVFGSMALHGLFCRIFKIDTDTFIITSASAICSPPFVPVVAGALKNRAIILSGLTTGIIGYAVGNYLGITMAYIVKSLLQ; via the coding sequence ATGGCGGCTGTCCTTGGATTCTACGTTCTATTTCCGGCGCTCATCATTTATCTGTGCATCCGGTTCCCCCTGGCCGATAAAATCGGAATGATCATCCTCTGCTATGCCGCCGGGCTGATCCTGGGCAATATCCACATCCTGCCCGCAGGATCGGAAACCATGCAGAACAGCATCTGCGAGGCCACAGTGGCCCTCTCCCTGCCCCTGCTGGGCTATGTGCTTTGCTGTGTTTTCGGGTCCATGGCCCTCCACGGCCTCTTCTGCAGGATATTCAAAATTGATACGGACACCTTTATCATCACCTCGGCCTCGGCCATCTGCTCGCCCCCCTTTGTGCCGGTGGTGGCAGGGGCCCTGAAAAACCGTGCCATCATCCTGTCCGGCCTGACCACGGGCATCATCGGATATGCCGTGGGCAATTACCTGGGCATCACCATGGCCTATATTGTTAAATCCCTTTTACAGTGA